A window of Macrococcus sp. 19Msa1099 genomic DNA:
GCAATCGCACCTTCACCCATGGGTGTTGAAATACTTGCAATAGTATCCAATTCCATAAAATTCCCTCCTTTGATTCTTTTAAATTTTAAGCTTAATCTTACGAATAATAAATCACTTTGCATCGCATAAACAGATTAACTCTAAAAACAATCGTTTTTAGAGTTAATCAAGTAAATATTATCTTGAACGAATGACAAGGTAACGATGAGGCTCTCTACCTTCTGAATATGTTTCAATGTTCTCTATCTTTCCAAGGATTTGGTGCATAATTTTACGCTCATAGTTCGGCATTGGTTCAAATTTAATTGGTTCACCCGTCGCTATGGCTTTTTTTGACATATTTAAAGCTAGATTCTGCAACGTTTCTCTTCGCTTTTCTCGATAATTTTCGATATCTAACGTAATTGTGACGAATCCCTTTTCAAGATGATTGAAATAGTTTTGTGCAAGGACTTGCAAGCTATTCAGAACTTGACCACGTCTACCAATTATTCGAGATGCTTCTGCTGATGAAATATTCATAATAACTTCATCCTTATTCTTATAGATAATTTCCATAGAAGCTTCATATCCCATAGCAGCAATAACTTGCAATACATACTCTTTAACCGACTCCAGAGATTGTTGATTTCTATTTGACTTTATCTCAATATT
This region includes:
- the jag gene encoding RNA-binding cell elongation regulator Jag/EloR produces the protein MLEQTFIDVTVEDAIKKGLDIMNVSESQVKIEVLNPGKKGIFGIGKQNAKVKLIIIDPEVKREKTSIPIKEQSSDKNIDDTPKVTMPEKNIEIKSNRNQQSLESVKEYVLQVIAAMGYEASMEIIYKNKDEVIMNISSAEASRIIGRRGQVLNSLQVLAQNYFNHLEKGFVTITLDIENYREKRRETLQNLALNMSKKAIATGEPIKFEPMPNYERKIMHQILGKIENIETYSEGREPHRYLVIRSR